DNA sequence from the Elusimicrobiaceae bacterium genome:
TTTAGGTTCATTATCCAGCAGGCCAAAACGTAACGTAACAATCTCACGGTCCCTATCTGATAAACTCATTAAACTTTGTTGCAATACGCTTACATTCTCGGAACGCAAAAACACATCATGCGGATTTCCTTTTCCGTCGTCGCTCAGGACATCTTCCAATGTCATTTCGTTTTCTTCTCCCACCAGTGAGGCCAGTGAATCTACGCCGGTAGCGGCGCTGAGCGTATCCATAATCGCTTTTACTTGGCGAGCACTTAAATCCAACTCTTTGGCCATTTCCGTTAAGGAAGGGTCACGTCCGTTTTCTTCTTTTAAGGTGTTCCACGCCTTAAACCAACGTTTCAAATTTCCCCACGCATGAGAAGGAATTTTAATAGAGCCGGATTGTTCTTCAATATACTTGCGGATAAATTGCTCTATCCAATATACAGCATAGGTGGAAAAACGATACCCCTTGGACGGTTCAAATTTATCTATGGCCTGCATAAGCCCCAGATTTCCTTCCTCTATTAAATCCATGAGATCAATGTTACTGCGCTGAAAACGTTTCGCCGTCGGTACCACCAAACGCAAATTCAATTCCATGATTCTGCTTTTGGCCGTCTTATCTCCTTTGCGCACCCGCTTCCACAAAGCAGACATCTCCTCACGTTTGATTTCGCGCGTGATTTTTTCTAAATGCTTAAAATACTCATTCAAACTATCTACTGATCCGTTTTCCATGTGCATTCCACAATTGCTGTAAAATAAAATCGTTTTTTATATCATACCAATTTTTGTGCCTAAAAATACTTGCACATATTATGCAAAATGATGTTATAATGAAAATATCTGCAGGTCTTATATATTCTACTATCATGGAGGAAACATGCAAGGACA
Encoded proteins:
- a CDS encoding sigma-70 family RNA polymerase sigma factor, producing the protein MENGSVDSLNEYFKHLEKITREIKREEMSALWKRVRKGDKTAKSRIMELNLRLVVPTAKRFQRSNIDLMDLIEEGNLGLMQAIDKFEPSKGYRFSTYAVYWIEQFIRKYIEEQSGSIKIPSHAWGNLKRWFKAWNTLKEENGRDPSLTEMAKELDLSARQVKAIMDTLSAATGVDSLASLVGEENEMTLEDVLSDDGKGNPHDVFLRSENVSVLQQSLMSLSDRDREIVTLRFGLLDNEPKTLGEVAEKLGLSRERVRQLEERAVQQLRKDAHKAGLLEYAHQDLRPQKLHAGVSRKQKRNILGEVIDNAPLNRFLRRKISEKQKVVRGKKSSKTIKNTSRKKVAGNKSVKKVTKKAVTKKPTKKAAKKK